In Verrucomicrobiota bacterium, a single genomic region encodes these proteins:
- a CDS encoding alpha/beta fold hydrolase: MVLNFKEMGDPEAPPVIALHGLLGSMRNWTSAGRLLAEKYRVLLVDARNHGSSFHAPTHTFDDMVQDLVELLDHVGLDSATFIGHSMGGKVAMTFACRYPDRVNQLFVVDTAPKDYPPLHDEEFEAMNALKLSKLKSRADADVELAEYIEDWALRQFLISNVVRAEDSEGFKWLINLPVIEDHLDELSYSPLDSDETFDGKTHFLIGGKSHFVDTDDFKEIRHHFPHATIDTWNDSGHNPHFDHKERFVNWVMGK, translated from the coding sequence TGGGGGATCCAGAAGCTCCTCCGGTAATAGCACTTCATGGGCTACTTGGCTCTATGCGGAATTGGACGAGTGCCGGGCGATTATTGGCTGAGAAGTATCGGGTATTATTAGTGGATGCCCGGAATCATGGTAGTTCGTTCCACGCACCCACCCATACCTTTGATGACATGGTTCAGGACCTGGTTGAGTTGCTTGACCACGTAGGCCTGGACTCTGCGACTTTTATTGGGCATAGCATGGGGGGGAAGGTGGCAATGACTTTTGCTTGCCGGTATCCTGACAGGGTCAACCAACTTTTTGTTGTAGACACTGCGCCTAAAGATTATCCGCCTTTGCATGATGAAGAGTTTGAGGCCATGAATGCATTGAAATTGTCCAAGCTTAAATCTCGTGCGGATGCCGATGTTGAACTGGCTGAATATATAGAAGACTGGGCCCTTCGTCAGTTTCTGATTTCGAATGTTGTGCGTGCTGAAGATTCGGAAGGTTTCAAGTGGCTGATTAATTTGCCAGTTATTGAGGACCACTTAGATGAACTGTCTTATAGCCCTTTGGATTCGGACGAAACGTTCGACGGTAAAACCCATTTTCTTATTGGAGGAAAGTCTCATTTCGTGGACACAGACGATTTCAAGGAAATTCGCCACCATTTTCCCCATGCCACGATCGATACCTGGAACGACTCGGGGCACAATCCACATTTCGACCATAAGGAACGCTTTGTAAATTGGGTGATGGGAAAGTGA
- a CDS encoding amidohydrolase family protein yields the protein MRDAQSSSIIRALRGTWLNPISDDQCDFFSDGILLAEKKENSWVIIELGDTDELVKKYGLGEHQIEKQAGLLMPPFFDMHFHWVQDDVREMPKTSLLEWLNRYTFPREAEFADYAIAEEKAKIFWKRILATGTIGGLCYSSIHQVALEAAMRNAPEHFKIGNVLMTMNSPPNLTQSDEEAIQLTQWAASTFGQRHVASPRFAPTTGPEVITASAEAAASIEGYSQTHMCETHEEIEWVKSIYRELHGFEDIDYYIQVYERTGFLGPKTVLGHCIHLTDAEWKLMGTTDTVIASCPTSNGPLEERGLGSGLFDFQRADAERVRWVLATDIGGGPYLSMLDVMASFVRQNRASGVNSATFVKALFRSTQAGADVLGLGHRKGSFKSGKDLDFIAVKVPTDQILGTSAEVALESAIMPFEGSREKYESLILKTVIEGDTVFEC from the coding sequence ATGCGCGATGCCCAATCATCTTCTATTATCCGTGCTCTCCGTGGAACCTGGCTTAATCCTATTTCGGATGACCAGTGCGATTTTTTCAGTGATGGGATTCTACTGGCTGAGAAAAAGGAAAATTCCTGGGTTATCATTGAGTTAGGTGATACGGATGAATTGGTTAAAAAATACGGACTCGGGGAGCATCAGATTGAGAAACAGGCGGGATTATTGATGCCGCCATTTTTCGATATGCACTTTCACTGGGTGCAGGACGATGTGCGTGAAATGCCGAAAACGTCTCTGCTTGAATGGCTGAATAGATACACCTTTCCGCGAGAGGCTGAATTTGCTGACTATGCAATTGCCGAGGAGAAAGCGAAAATCTTTTGGAAACGTATTTTGGCTACCGGAACGATAGGTGGGCTTTGTTATAGTTCGATTCATCAAGTGGCCCTTGAAGCGGCGATGCGAAATGCGCCCGAGCATTTCAAAATTGGGAACGTCCTCATGACCATGAATTCCCCCCCGAATTTGACCCAGTCCGACGAGGAGGCTATTCAGCTTACCCAATGGGCGGCGAGCACCTTTGGCCAACGGCATGTCGCCAGTCCGCGATTTGCTCCAACTACAGGTCCTGAGGTCATAACAGCCTCAGCTGAGGCCGCTGCTTCCATCGAAGGCTATTCCCAGACCCATATGTGTGAAACCCATGAGGAGATCGAATGGGTGAAGTCTATTTATCGGGAGTTGCACGGGTTTGAAGATATCGATTACTATATTCAGGTTTATGAACGGACAGGGTTCCTTGGGCCAAAAACCGTTCTGGGTCATTGTATTCATTTGACGGATGCCGAGTGGAAACTGATGGGGACGACTGATACGGTAATTGCAAGCTGTCCAACTTCGAATGGTCCGTTGGAAGAACGAGGATTGGGGTCTGGTTTGTTTGATTTTCAAAGAGCGGATGCGGAAAGGGTTCGTTGGGTGCTGGCTACAGATATTGGGGGTGGTCCTTATCTTTCCATGTTGGACGTGATGGCGTCCTTCGTGCGACAGAATCGCGCAAGTGGTGTAAACTCGGCTACATTCGTTAAGGCCCTGTTTCGATCTACCCAGGCTGGAGCAGATGTGTTGGGCTTAGGCCATCGAAAAGGGTCATTCAAGTCAGGAAAGGATTTAGATTTTATTGCCGTCAAAGTTCCGACTGATCAAATCCTTGGCACATCCGCTGAAGTCGCTTTGGAATCTGCAATTATGCCTTTCGAAGGTTCTCGTGAGAAGTACGAATCCTTGATTTTAAAAACGGTAATCGAAGGAGACACGGTGTTCGAATGTTGA
- a CDS encoding XdhC family protein, producing MFLAFVVGHQKGSPGTEQARLLFTEDGRQLGTIGGGAMEARLLNDSKVAFKEGPVAPQLTTLIHRPSKESASGLFCGGTQTQVTLIVDESHKTIVGEILERLELGKSGTVVFTSKGISLREEELENPAVGFDRPDARWSAWVGLFNRRRILIVGCGHCGAALARQMDLLGFHVTVVDPRKDLFTQNALPAEIVIEICDYAGAAALMAVKHAILTFAIVMTPSFIDDVAALAGLLTKPFPFIGVMGSPAKIKKIQDELRIRNFGDESWSRITAPVGLSIGSDTPEEIAVSVAAQILQKLNQASF from the coding sequence GTGTTTCTGGCCTTTGTTGTTGGACATCAAAAAGGATCTCCCGGAACAGAGCAGGCACGTTTGCTTTTTACTGAGGATGGTCGACAACTTGGAACTATAGGAGGCGGTGCTATGGAAGCGCGCCTTCTTAACGATTCTAAAGTAGCTTTCAAAGAAGGACCCGTAGCTCCTCAACTAACCACTCTGATACATCGTCCATCGAAGGAATCGGCTTCTGGTTTATTTTGTGGCGGTACCCAGACGCAAGTTACCCTCATTGTGGATGAGTCTCATAAAACTATCGTTGGTGAAATCCTGGAACGGCTTGAGTTGGGTAAATCCGGGACGGTGGTTTTTACTTCCAAAGGTATCTCACTCCGAGAGGAGGAATTGGAAAATCCTGCTGTGGGATTTGATAGGCCGGATGCTCGTTGGTCTGCATGGGTAGGATTATTCAATCGCCGTAGAATTCTCATTGTAGGTTGCGGTCATTGTGGAGCGGCTTTGGCCCGACAGATGGATTTGCTCGGTTTTCATGTGACCGTTGTGGATCCGCGGAAGGATCTATTTACTCAAAATGCTTTGCCGGCTGAAATTGTTATTGAAATTTGTGACTATGCGGGCGCTGCTGCTTTAATGGCGGTCAAGCATGCGATATTGACCTTCGCAATTGTGATGACACCCTCTTTTATTGACGACGTTGCTGCCTTGGCCGGTTTGCTGACAAAGCCGTTTCCTTTTATAGGCGTTATGGGAAGTCCTGCAAAAATAAAAAAGATCCAAGATGAACTTCGTATCCGGAATTTCGGAGATGAGAGTTGGAGCCGAATTACCGCTCCAGTTGGGCTATCTATTGGCAGCGATACTCCTGAGGAAATTGCAGTGAGTGTTGCGGCGCAAATTCTGCAGAAATTAAACCAAGCGAGTTTTTAA
- a CDS encoding FAD binding domain-containing protein, with the protein MSLKTSIRFILNNREFVALESPGRLALDYLRNSERLTGTKEGCKEGDCGACTVLMGSLENGIVRYVPMTSCLIPMGEVVGKHLVTIEGLNLETLSHVQEAMVDTGGTQCGYCTPGFVVAITGWLMDKNRPLNSKGAKEAISGNLCRCTGYRSIKEAGEQVIEKLSSKLSGENRISELCENGALPAYFETIPARLAKLQLPDFPNNEGEGGCPLMIAGGTDLYVQRGEDIPDQSVMLLNISSPINPIKEENGKVVVDARMSFQEFGDDPLIQAAIPDIQAYNELIASWPIRTRATLGGNICNASPIADMTCLLLALNADLHLESEEESRSVALKDFFLGYKQLAKKDEEMVRSVSFLKAGVHTKINWEKVSKRAVLDIATVNSAARFEMGENGVITDAHLALGGVAAIPLYLSKASQLLRNQLLTADLALAAIGIAQTEFTPISDVRGSADYKRLLARQLLLAHFLKCFPEVVSEEVVYAAL; encoded by the coding sequence ATGAGTCTTAAAACTTCTATTCGATTTATCCTGAACAATCGCGAATTCGTGGCCCTGGAATCTCCAGGTCGATTAGCTCTCGATTATTTGCGAAATTCGGAGCGACTTACCGGGACCAAAGAAGGGTGTAAAGAAGGTGATTGCGGAGCTTGTACGGTATTGATGGGGAGTTTGGAGAATGGAATTGTCCGTTATGTGCCAATGACCTCTTGCCTTATCCCCATGGGGGAGGTCGTGGGAAAACATTTAGTTACTATTGAAGGGCTTAACCTTGAAACGCTTTCTCATGTCCAGGAGGCCATGGTTGATACGGGTGGAACGCAGTGTGGTTACTGCACGCCTGGGTTTGTTGTGGCGATCACTGGATGGCTAATGGATAAAAACCGTCCCCTTAATTCAAAAGGTGCGAAAGAAGCCATTTCAGGGAATTTATGTCGTTGCACGGGTTACCGTTCCATCAAGGAAGCCGGTGAGCAAGTGATTGAAAAACTTTCTTCTAAATTGTCGGGTGAAAATAGGATTTCCGAACTTTGCGAAAACGGTGCTCTTCCGGCCTATTTCGAAACCATTCCTGCTCGATTGGCCAAACTTCAATTACCGGATTTTCCAAATAATGAAGGCGAAGGTGGGTGTCCGTTGATGATTGCCGGTGGCACTGATCTTTACGTGCAACGTGGGGAAGATATTCCGGATCAGAGTGTCATGCTTCTGAATATAAGCTCCCCCATCAATCCTATTAAGGAAGAAAACGGAAAGGTTGTGGTAGACGCTCGGATGTCTTTCCAGGAATTTGGAGATGATCCCTTGATTCAAGCTGCGATTCCTGATATCCAGGCTTACAATGAGTTGATTGCCAGCTGGCCGATTCGGACTCGTGCGACTTTGGGTGGTAATATCTGCAATGCTTCGCCCATCGCAGACATGACGTGTTTGCTACTTGCGTTGAACGCGGACTTGCATCTCGAAAGCGAAGAAGAATCCAGGAGTGTTGCACTGAAAGATTTTTTCTTAGGCTACAAGCAATTGGCGAAGAAAGATGAGGAAATGGTTCGATCAGTTTCTTTTCTTAAAGCTGGTGTCCATACGAAAATCAATTGGGAAAAAGTTTCCAAGCGGGCGGTTTTAGATATTGCCACGGTGAATTCGGCAGCCCGTTTTGAAATGGGAGAGAATGGGGTAATTACAGACGCTCATCTCGCGCTGGGTGGGGTTGCTGCTATTCCGCTTTATCTTTCTAAAGCGAGTCAGCTTTTACGGAATCAACTTTTGACTGCTGATCTCGCCCTGGCAGCGATAGGCATCGCCCAAACAGAATTTACCCCTATTAGTGATGTAAGGGGATCAGCGGATTATAAACGCTTATTAGCACGACAGCTGTTGTTGGCCCATTTTTTAAAATGTTTTCCTGAAGTAGTTAGTGAGGAGGTGGTTTATGCGGCATTGTGA
- a CDS encoding molybdopterin-dependent oxidoreductase — translation MRHCDSELHVTGRSEYTDDVAPPHGLLHGVVFGSPIAHGNIQKLDTTAALAMEGVRGVYSYDDIPATKIIGAVVADEPLFAHDKVMYIGHPLALIVADTVENARKALKVCKVKIDPLPVTVCPREAYATGELHQPVRVFQKGDVDAVWDQCDFVVEGKVDLAGQDHLYLETNRARSVPGEDGLVKVYSSTQSPSAAQKWVAAVLGIPMHKVEIDVKRLGGGFGGKEDQATHWACMASIAAVALNTPVQIVLNRVEDMRMTGKRHPYKQDFKMGLTKDGKILALDLAHYQNSGAYVDLSPPVLERTVLHSTNCYAIPNVKILAAACRTHLVPNTAFRGFGGPQGMFPTEAAIYKAAIVMGVTPEWIQAKNLIEDGYQFHYGQVVEASTMKRTWLEATELFDLEGMKQRIASYNDSHRGSKKGYAVMPVCFGISFTKTFLNQGSSLVHVYTDGSVSVTTGGIEMGQGVSSNMIAIVSRLFGISHKRVRCNSTNTSRIANISPSAASATSDLNGNATILACEEILVGLKDVAAKELGGEPDDISIQDGLVYLKGEASKLDWDQLVLKTYFARVKLMAHGFYTPPGLHYDFTKDNNHPFHYYTYGTCYIESTVDCLRGTYTIDSAKLVHDLGRGIIRSVDLGQIEGGLAQGIGWVTLEELAFNDEGRLLSHALSTYKAPDGDFLPDDIQVKFLENADNPGGPLGSKAVGEPPFMYGIAAYFALQRAIDAFKIKISDEVISPMTPERVLLSLYDKDNIHLKQPTSV, via the coding sequence ATGCGGCATTGTGATAGTGAGTTGCATGTAACGGGTCGCTCGGAATACACGGACGATGTTGCTCCGCCTCATGGTTTATTGCATGGAGTTGTCTTCGGTTCTCCGATTGCTCATGGAAATATCCAAAAGCTGGATACGACAGCTGCCTTGGCTATGGAAGGCGTGCGAGGTGTCTATAGTTACGATGATATCCCTGCCACAAAGATCATTGGTGCCGTCGTTGCAGACGAACCTCTTTTTGCGCATGATAAGGTTATGTATATTGGTCATCCGTTAGCATTGATCGTTGCAGATACGGTTGAGAATGCGCGTAAGGCCCTGAAGGTATGCAAGGTGAAAATTGATCCATTACCTGTGACGGTTTGTCCGAGGGAGGCCTATGCCACTGGAGAGCTTCATCAACCAGTGCGCGTGTTTCAAAAAGGAGATGTCGATGCTGTCTGGGATCAGTGCGATTTTGTTGTCGAAGGCAAGGTGGACCTGGCTGGACAGGATCACCTTTATCTTGAAACGAACCGGGCTCGATCGGTGCCTGGTGAAGATGGCCTGGTGAAAGTCTATTCATCGACTCAAAGTCCATCCGCAGCGCAAAAATGGGTTGCGGCCGTCCTCGGCATTCCCATGCACAAGGTAGAGATTGATGTGAAACGTCTTGGTGGTGGCTTCGGCGGCAAAGAAGATCAAGCGACTCATTGGGCCTGTATGGCTTCGATCGCTGCAGTGGCATTGAATACTCCCGTGCAAATTGTTCTTAACCGCGTTGAGGATATGAGAATGACGGGGAAGCGTCATCCCTACAAACAGGATTTCAAAATGGGATTAACCAAAGACGGCAAAATTCTGGCTTTGGATCTGGCTCACTACCAAAATTCTGGTGCATACGTGGATCTTTCGCCTCCGGTTTTGGAACGAACGGTCCTCCATTCGACGAATTGTTACGCGATTCCTAATGTGAAGATTTTGGCGGCTGCGTGTCGAACCCACTTGGTGCCTAATACTGCTTTCCGTGGATTTGGTGGACCACAGGGAATGTTTCCAACGGAGGCAGCTATTTACAAAGCGGCAATCGTGATGGGTGTTACTCCAGAGTGGATTCAAGCGAAGAATCTCATTGAGGACGGGTATCAGTTTCACTATGGTCAGGTGGTTGAGGCGTCTACCATGAAGCGTACTTGGCTTGAGGCTACGGAGTTATTCGATCTTGAGGGAATGAAACAACGAATAGCTAGTTATAATGATTCCCATCGCGGTTCGAAAAAAGGCTATGCGGTCATGCCAGTGTGCTTTGGTATCAGTTTTACGAAGACATTTTTGAATCAAGGCAGTAGTTTAGTGCATGTCTACACGGACGGTTCGGTCAGTGTGACGACAGGTGGTATCGAAATGGGGCAGGGCGTAAGTTCCAACATGATTGCCATTGTTTCGCGATTATTCGGCATCAGCCATAAGCGTGTTCGATGTAATAGTACCAACACAAGTCGTATTGCGAATATTTCTCCCAGTGCCGCCAGCGCAACTTCAGACCTTAATGGTAATGCGACCATTCTGGCCTGCGAAGAAATATTGGTTGGACTAAAAGACGTGGCGGCAAAGGAGCTGGGCGGGGAACCTGACGATATCTCAATCCAGGACGGTTTGGTTTACCTCAAAGGGGAAGCGTCGAAATTGGATTGGGATCAACTCGTGCTGAAAACTTATTTTGCCCGGGTTAAGCTTATGGCTCATGGGTTTTACACACCACCTGGCCTGCATTACGATTTCACAAAGGATAATAACCACCCTTTCCATTATTATACCTATGGAACCTGCTATATTGAATCGACCGTGGATTGCCTCCGTGGGACCTACACGATTGACTCTGCCAAGTTGGTCCATGATCTCGGGCGAGGAATTATTCGTTCGGTTGATCTTGGTCAGATTGAGGGTGGGTTGGCTCAAGGAATAGGTTGGGTCACGCTTGAGGAACTAGCCTTCAATGATGAGGGACGATTGCTTTCGCACGCCTTGTCAACTTACAAGGCGCCGGACGGAGATTTTCTTCCAGACGATATTCAAGTTAAGTTTTTGGAAAATGCTGACAATCCTGGTGGCCCGTTAGGAAGTAAGGCGGTAGGCGAGCCTCCGTTCATGTATGGAATTGCTGCCTATTTCGCTCTTCAACGAGCAATTGATGCGTTTAAAATTAAAATTTCCGATGAAGTAATTTCTCCTATGACACCGGAGCGGGTTCTTTTGTCACTGTATGACAAAGATAATATTCATCTAAAACAACCGACATCTGTTTAA
- a CDS encoding urate hydroxylase PuuD, translating to MEAGLIEFFNIVFRFIHIVAAIMWIGNSLLFTWMEINLLEGKEDEESLGYLNMLHGGGIFHLQKRVIKPDEIPARLHIFKWQSYTTWISGFILLVSVFYTRGGTLLLDPSKSDLPSYMGWVISLGSLILGWFIYDLLWRSPIGNYAWLGLLITFAAILFYASWLETVFNGRAVYLQMGAMMGTWMSANVRFHIIVNQDKMMAALRDGKPHDLKTGKQAKIRSWHNHYITFPVIFLMLSAHFPSTYGSERNIAIAAVVIVCLIIIKHMMNSYQTIVRWKEIIYATFIAGTASVYGLMTVPPIFGDPVEIVQLSPEAEAGKQFFSAMGCQACHLPQAGTIAPSLHGLIGSEREFVDGTKLIADEAYIRDSIMNSTAKVVKGFAPTMPPYASVIQEEQLNQLVAYILSLSE from the coding sequence ATGGAAGCCGGTCTGATTGAATTTTTTAATATCGTTTTTCGATTTATCCATATTGTAGCTGCGATTATGTGGATAGGTAATTCCCTCCTTTTTACCTGGATGGAAATTAACCTGCTTGAAGGGAAAGAAGACGAGGAATCCTTGGGGTATCTGAACATGCTTCATGGAGGAGGAATCTTTCATTTGCAGAAGCGTGTAATCAAGCCGGATGAAATTCCTGCCCGCTTGCACATATTTAAATGGCAGTCTTATACCACCTGGATCAGCGGATTTATTCTTCTGGTATCGGTTTTCTACACACGCGGTGGGACTTTACTGCTCGACCCATCGAAATCGGATCTGCCATCCTACATGGGTTGGGTAATAAGTCTTGGTTCTCTGATTCTGGGATGGTTTATTTATGACCTTTTGTGGCGGAGCCCCATTGGGAACTATGCGTGGCTTGGACTGTTGATAACATTTGCCGCCATTTTATTTTATGCTTCCTGGTTGGAGACGGTTTTTAATGGGCGGGCAGTTTATCTGCAAATGGGGGCGATGATGGGCACTTGGATGAGTGCCAATGTTCGTTTCCATATCATAGTAAATCAGGACAAGATGATGGCTGCACTGCGTGATGGAAAACCACACGATCTGAAGACCGGCAAGCAGGCCAAGATTCGATCCTGGCACAACCACTATATTACTTTTCCTGTTATATTCCTAATGCTGAGTGCTCACTTCCCATCGACCTATGGGAGTGAGAGAAATATTGCTATAGCTGCCGTTGTGATTGTCTGCCTCATAATCATCAAACACATGATGAACAGTTACCAGACGATTGTTCGTTGGAAGGAGATCATCTACGCCACCTTCATCGCTGGAACTGCCTCCGTCTATGGCTTGATGACGGTACCCCCGATTTTCGGTGACCCGGTTGAAATCGTTCAATTGAGTCCTGAAGCCGAGGCTGGTAAACAATTTTTCAGTGCGATGGGTTGCCAGGCCTGCCATTTGCCTCAGGCAGGAACCATTGCACCCAGTCTCCATGGACTGATAGGCAGTGAGCGCGAATTTGTAGATGGAACGAAACTTATAGCCGACGAAGCCTACATTCGAGATTCGATCATGAACTCTACGGCTAAGGTAGTTAAAGGTTTTGCGCCAACAATGCCTCCCTACGCCAGTGTCATTCAGGAAGAGCAATTGAATCAACTAGTGGCGTATATTCTATCGCTAAGTGAGTGA
- a CDS encoding DNA polymerase III subunit gamma/tau, with amino-acid sequence MGLKTVLNEPLKSTNPVEVLERSIEKGRLPHAMLFHGDHYPFLEEVALGLASVLLNIVVDGSLDEARFERVEKHPDFFPLRPSKKARSIRAEDTREIVRQIQQSPNQGERKVSVIYEADRLGASSKAASANIILKTLEEPPLNTTIILVTTRPYALLDTIRSRCFNFRIPAPFEPTDNEDWHRWLKDYSTFLNGMAEMTSDKKKITASFMMLYGLIARFNGILEGLVTENWKEERENLPEDLPDEEKDATREGSAKGIRAKLLKEIEHQTRETAAPYLRGEKEGDITLKFTDSVQQFEEVIGLLNVNLKEETALEDYFLSCMRIWTR; translated from the coding sequence ATGGGATTAAAAACCGTATTAAATGAGCCATTGAAATCCACCAACCCGGTGGAGGTGCTTGAACGTTCGATTGAAAAGGGACGCCTTCCACATGCCATGCTTTTCCACGGGGACCACTATCCATTTTTAGAAGAAGTAGCTCTCGGCTTAGCTTCAGTGCTTCTTAATATCGTGGTAGATGGTTCGTTGGACGAGGCGCGATTTGAGCGCGTAGAGAAACATCCGGATTTCTTTCCACTTCGTCCTTCCAAAAAGGCTCGCTCTATTCGAGCCGAAGATACCCGGGAAATTGTAAGACAAATCCAACAATCTCCTAACCAGGGTGAACGCAAGGTCTCAGTCATTTATGAGGCCGATCGGCTGGGAGCTTCATCCAAAGCTGCGAGTGCCAATATAATCCTGAAAACCCTGGAAGAACCTCCACTGAATACCACGATCATCTTGGTCACGACTCGGCCATATGCACTCCTGGATACTATTCGCAGTCGCTGTTTCAACTTTCGAATTCCAGCCCCCTTTGAGCCCACAGACAACGAAGACTGGCATCGTTGGCTAAAAGATTATTCCACCTTCCTCAACGGCATGGCCGAAATGACATCGGATAAGAAAAAGATCACTGCGAGTTTCATGATGCTTTATGGATTGATTGCTCGTTTTAATGGTATCTTGGAGGGATTGGTCACCGAGAACTGGAAAGAGGAACGTGAAAATCTTCCCGAAGATTTGCCTGATGAAGAAAAAGATGCTACCCGTGAAGGATCGGCCAAAGGCATTCGCGCCAAGTTGCTTAAAGAGATTGAACATCAAACCAGAGAAACAGCCGCACCCTACCTCCGTGGAGAAAAAGAAGGCGATATCACTTTAAAATTCACAGATAGCGTCCAACAGTTTGAGGAAGTTATTGGCCTCTTGAATGTTAACCTAAAAGAAGAAACTGCATTGGAGGATTACTTCCTTTCCTGCATGCGTATTTGGACGAGATAA
- the tmk gene encoding dTMP kinase gives MADAKKGLFITFEGSEGTGKTTQIQRLTSKLEGLGRNVTVSREPGGTALGEEIRHLLKHAVSGKNMVPRTELLLFAASRAQHVDELILPNLKAGNVVICDRFHDSTTVYQGIARAIDGAIVESINQIAIASTLPDITILIDLDPEEGFRRILTRKTETPDRMEQEHLDFYKAVRRGYLDLAENNRDRFLVIDGHQTIDAVEQAIWDGIKNRIK, from the coding sequence ATGGCAGACGCCAAAAAAGGATTGTTCATTACATTTGAAGGTTCCGAAGGAACGGGGAAAACAACTCAGATCCAACGACTGACTTCCAAATTGGAAGGATTGGGGCGAAACGTGACAGTGAGCAGAGAACCTGGAGGCACTGCGCTAGGTGAAGAGATCCGTCATTTATTAAAACATGCCGTCAGTGGAAAAAATATGGTTCCTCGCACCGAACTTCTGCTTTTCGCCGCGAGTCGAGCACAGCATGTTGATGAACTGATTCTACCAAACCTGAAAGCAGGCAACGTAGTCATTTGTGATCGCTTCCACGATTCGACCACCGTCTATCAGGGAATCGCGCGCGCAATCGATGGAGCTATAGTTGAATCGATTAATCAAATTGCGATAGCCTCGACCCTACCCGATATCACCATCCTCATAGACCTCGATCCAGAAGAAGGATTTCGCCGTATTTTGACCCGTAAAACGGAAACCCCCGACCGTATGGAGCAGGAGCATTTAGATTTCTATAAAGCGGTTCGACGAGGGTATCTCGATCTGGCAGAAAACAACCGGGATCGTTTTCTCGTAATAGATGGACATCAAACAATCGACGCCGTCGAACAGGCAATTTGGGATGGGATTAAAAACCGTATTAAATGA
- a CDS encoding carbohydrate kinase family protein, which produces MDYKALTVEHLSKHGSDVSQKNALVGFDGFIDRITSVVDKRYGQGDQFERMDTIEVFGNRVLAAAGQSANIELFVNFEKLGGNGPIMANALLNAGVNTRYIGALGDKTIRPVFEEFAKNTGAISIVNPGITHALEFTDGKIMLGTMSSLDEISYDSILKHISEGEFFDLLSRQDLISMVNWTMIPNMTQLFVDLLDKVIPNLPPRDIKHYYFDLADPEKRPANEIEEVLRTISRFQNHGQVTLGLNLAEAKQVYGILGQSEIEADAQGLKTMASSIRNELNLGCVVVHPKESAACATKEDTFWIPGPYTDKPKITTGAGDHFNAGFSTAQLLGFPPLVCLTIGVCFSGHYVRTGESPSLEDIKNFIQNWKDV; this is translated from the coding sequence ATGGATTATAAGGCCCTTACAGTAGAACACCTCAGTAAGCACGGATCAGATGTGTCACAAAAAAATGCCCTCGTTGGATTTGACGGTTTTATCGACCGAATCACCTCCGTCGTGGACAAACGATATGGACAAGGCGACCAATTCGAACGCATGGATACCATCGAGGTGTTCGGAAACCGTGTTCTGGCTGCTGCGGGCCAGAGCGCAAATATTGAGCTGTTTGTTAATTTCGAAAAGCTGGGCGGCAATGGACCTATCATGGCAAATGCACTATTGAATGCCGGGGTCAATACCCGTTACATCGGGGCACTGGGTGATAAAACGATTCGTCCTGTTTTCGAAGAATTTGCCAAAAACACGGGTGCAATATCGATCGTCAATCCAGGAATTACGCATGCGCTGGAGTTCACGGATGGCAAAATCATGCTTGGTACCATGTCTTCTCTCGACGAAATCAGTTATGATTCCATTTTGAAGCACATCAGTGAGGGCGAATTTTTCGACCTACTCTCCCGTCAGGACCTCATCAGTATGGTCAACTGGACGATGATTCCCAACATGACTCAACTATTCGTTGATTTATTGGATAAGGTCATTCCCAACCTACCACCTCGCGATATCAAACACTATTATTTCGATTTGGCGGATCCAGAAAAACGTCCGGCTAACGAAATTGAGGAAGTACTCAGAACTATTTCCCGTTTCCAAAATCACGGACAAGTTACATTGGGACTCAATCTGGCCGAAGCAAAACAAGTCTACGGAATTTTAGGTCAGTCGGAAATCGAGGCAGATGCCCAAGGCCTGAAAACAATGGCTAGTTCTATTCGTAATGAACTCAACCTCGGTTGCGTGGTTGTTCATCCGAAAGAATCCGCCGCTTGCGCAACCAAGGAAGACACATTCTGGATTCCTGGACCTTACACGGACAAACCCAAGATAACAACTGGAGCGGGTGACCATTTCAACGCAGGATTCTCAACGGCCCAGCTGTTGGGTTTTCCACCGCTAGTTTGCCTTACCATTGGAGTATGCTTCAGCGGTCATTATGTTCGCACCGGAGAAAGCCCGAGTCTCGAGGATATCAAAAACTTTATTCAAAACTGGAAAGACGTTTGA